GGCGGTCCCGGCGAGCGATGCTTCGAGCCGGGACCGGCGGGTGCCTGATCCGGTGCCTGATCGGATTGCGGGCAGGACGGGGACGGGCCACCCCGGACCTGAACCCCGGGGTGACCCGGATGGCAGATTCTGCCACAGCGGCATAGCCTGCCGTTCGTGAGCGGTAGTGAACGTGAGGCACGCACCCCGACCGGCCGAACGGGCCCCGACACCGCCTCCGACCCCGCCGGGCGTGCGGCCGTGGACGGCCCCTCGCTCGTCGAGCGGCGCAAGGCGGCCACCCGTATGGAGATCGCCCGGGCCGCCGCGGGTCTTTTCATGCGCAACGGACTGCGGGCCACCCGCGCGGAGGACATCGCCCGCGCGGCCGGAATCGCACCCCGCACCTTCTATCGCTACTTCGCGGCCAAGGAGGAGTCGCTCGGCCCCCTCTTCGCCGCCGGAGCCCAGCGCTGGGCCGAGGCGGTCCGCGACGCACCGGCCGGCCTGCCCGTTCCCGAGGCACTCCGGCACGCGGTCGTCTCCACGCTGACCCCCGGCGTCGGCGTCCGGTACGAGTCCCTCGACTGGGTCCGCTCCCTGCTGAGGCTGGCCGAGGCGAACCCGGCCCTGCTGCGGGTCTGGGGCGAGGCGTGCCAGACGGCGGAGCGGACGCTCGCGACGGTACTGGCGGCGAGGACGGCGGGGGAGCCCACCGGCACCGGGACTCCTGGAGAGGGGCCCCGCCCGATGGAAGCCGGGGGTTCCGGTGCGCCCGGGATTCCGGCGGTCGCCGACCTGGACGCCGGACTGCGGTTCACGGCCGCCGTGGCCAGCGCCGCCGTCCGCGTGGCCGTCGAGGCCTGGGCGGCGGGCGACGCCACCTCCGACGGACCGGCCGGCCCGGTCGCTCTCGCCCTGCGCAACCTCGAAGCGCTGGACGGCTTCCCGTGGAGCATGCGCACGGGATGAGGAGCGGGTGGGACAGCCGCCTCCACGGCCGACGCCCAGGGCGTCAGTCCCCGGCGCCGCCCGCCGCGCGACGCAGACGGGCACCCAAGTCCCGTACGTAGTGCACCAGTTCTCCGGGCTCGTGGACCGTGAACTCGCAGTCGACCATCGCTATCCGCACCGCCAGCCACTCCACGGAGTCGCCGGAGGAGGCGCGGAGCCGGCAGCTGTGCTCGTCGATCGGTTCGGGGGCGCCGAGCCAGGCGGGCAGACGTGCCGTGACGAAGTCGGCCGGTGCGGCGAAGGTGACGTCGAAGGCGTACGTCTCCTGGCGCCCGTAGACCGACTGGCGCAGGTACTCGGCGGCGCTCCCGGTCGGCAGCTCGCGCGGCGTGAACCGGGCGCCGGTCGCGACGGGTTCGGTGACCCGGTCGACGCGGAAGGTCCGCCAGTCCTCGCGGTCGAGGTCGTACGCCACGAGGTACCAGCGGCGGCCGGTGGACACCAGCCGGTACGGCTCGGTCAGCCGCCGCGACGGGGTTCCGTCCCCCGAGCGGTAGGCGAACCGCAGCCGCTCCCGGCCCGCCACGCTCGACGCCATCACGGTCAGCGTCTCCGGCGCGATACTGGCGCCGTCACCACTGGTCAGCGGTGTCGTCGCGGCCTGGAGCGTGGACACGCGGTGCCGCAGCCGGGACGGCAGGACCTGCTCCAGCTTGGCGAGCGCCCGGACGGACGCCTCGTCCACACCCTCGACCGCGTGACCGGCGCCGGCCCGCAGACCCACCGCGATCGCCACCGCCTCCTCGTCGTCGAGGACGAGCGGCGGCATCGCCTTGCCCGCGACCAGCCGGTATCCGCCGTCGGCCCCCTTGCTCGCCTGCACCGGATAACCCAGCTCGCGCAGCCGGTCGATGTCACGGCGGACCGTGCGCCGGGACACCCCGAGCCGCTCGGACAGCTCGCCGCCGGGCCATTCACGGGGTGTCTGGAGGAGGGAGAGGAGCTGGAGGAGTCGCGCCGGGGTGTCCGTCGTCATGCCCTCCAGGGTGCCGCACCACTAGGACACGATCTGACCTAATGGGGGCCTAGCTTGACCGCATGACCTCTTCCACCGAGTCCTCTGCGACAGAGACCTCAGACCTTCCCGGCGGCCCGGCCGCCGGTACCGCGGCCGACCGGCGGCGCTGGTTCGCCCTCGCCATCGTGATGACCGCGGCCTTCATGGACCTGGTCGACGTCACGATCGTCAACATCGCGATCCCGTCGATCCAGCGGGACGAGGGCGCCACGTTCAGCCAGATCCAGTGGATCACCGCCGGATACGCGCTGGCCTTCGCGGCGGGGCTCATCACCGGTGGGCGGCTCGGTGACATCCACGGCCGCAAGCGGCTCTTCCTCCTCGGCATAGCGGGCTTCACCGTCGCGTCCGCGCTGTGCGGCTTCGCGGTGAACCCGGAGATGCTCGTCGCCTCGCGCATCCTCCAGGGCGCCATGGCCGCGATGATGGTGCCGCAGGTGCTGTCGATCGTGCACGCCACCTTCCCCGCGCACGAACGCGGCAAGGTCTTCGGCCTGTTCGGCGCGATCGTCGGCCTCGGTGCCGTCTCGGGTCCCCTCCTCGGCGCCCTGCTCACCGAGTGGAACCTGTTCGGCCTGGAATGGCGGCCGATCTTCCTCATCAACCTGCCCGTCGGCATCGTCGCGCTGATCCTCGGCCGTCGCTTCATCAGCGAGTCCAAGGCCCCGCGCGCCCTCAAGCTGGACCTGGTCGGCGTCGCCCTCGTCACCCTCGCTCTGCTGATGCTGCTGTACCCGCTGACCCGCGGCCGTGAGCTGGGCTGGCCGCTGTGGGGGTACCTGTCGATGGCCGGCTCCGCCCTCGTGTTCGCGGCGCTGGTGGCCTTCGAGAAGCGGAAGGCGGCGCGGGACGGTTCGCCGCTCGTCGAGCTGTCGCTGTTCAAGGTGAAGAGCTTCGCGGCGGGCATCGCCGTGCAGACCGTCTTCGGTATCGCGCTCGGCATCTTCTTCCTGGTCTGGACGCTGTACATGCAGGTGGGCCTCGGCTGGACCGCGCTGCGGGCGGGGCTCACCGGAGTGCCGTTCTCGATCGCGGTCTCGGCCGCGGCGGGCATGTCCGTGCAGCTCCTCGTCCCGCGCTTCGGACGCAAGGTGCTCCAGGCCGGCGCCCTGCTCATGGCGCTCGGCGTCCTGCTCTACATCTGGGAGTCCGACCGGTACGGCATGGACATCGCCTCCTGGCAGATGGCCCTTCCGCTGGTCGTCATGGGCGCGGGCATGGGCTTCATCGTCGCCCCGCTGACGGACGCCGTGCTCTCCGACGTCCCGCGCGAGCACGCGGGCTCGGCATCGGGTCTGATCAACACCGTGCAGCAGATGGGCAACGCGCTCGGCCTCGGCCTGGTCTCGGTCGTCTTCTTCGGCGAGATCAGCGACCACCTGACCCGCTCCCAGGTGGGTCCCGCCTTCGTGAACGCCTTCCAGCACGCGCTGGGCTGGGTCGCCGGGGTCCTGGTCGTCATCTTCCTGGTGATGTTCGCGCTGCCCAAGAAGCCCGCCCAGCATGTGGAGGGTGTGGAGGACGCGGTCGTGACCGGGGAGACCGACCCGAAGCAGCCCGAACTCGTCGGCTGAGCCGACCGAGCGGGTCCGAGTGGGCCGACCTCCATGTCGACCGCCCGAAGGGGCCCGGCGCTTCATGTGCCGGGCCCCTTCGGGCTTTTCGGCTCTCCTCACGCGAGAGCCCCGGCGGCCCGGGAGTTCCGGCCCCCCCCCGGGTGAGCCCGGCTGCCCGGAGACTCCGGCTCCTCCCAAGAGCCCGTCCGTCCCTGCCGTCTCCCCGTTCCTCTGATGTCCGTTCGTGCCCGAAACGGGCCCGAACCTGTTTACTTCCCGGACGCGGGCGCGTAGCCTCCGTCTGAAACCACAGGTTCGGACATCAGGCGGAGGCGAACGGACATGTACGCACCGGAGCGGCAGCAGGAGATCCTGCGGCTCGCCCGTGACGGCGGCCGGGTGGACGTCCTCTCGCTGGCCGACACCTTCCAGGTCACCGCGGAGACCATCCGGCGGGACCTGAAGGCGCTGGACCGCGCCGGACTGGTGCGCCGGGTGCACGGCGGCGCGATCCCCGCGGGCCGCCTCGACTTCGAGCCGGACCTCGCCGAGCGTGAGTCGACCGCCGCCGACCAGAAGGACCGTATCGCCGAGGCCGCGATCGCCGAACTGCCGCACGACGGCACGGTGATCCTGGACGCCGGCTCCACGGTTGCCCGGCTCGCCGCGTCCCTCCCGCTGGAGGCGACGCTCACCGTCGTCACCCACAGCCTCCCGATAGCCGCCCGCCTCGCCGACCACCCCGGCGTCCAACTGCACCTCGTCGGGGGACGCGTGCGCACCCGGACCCGTGCCGCGGTGGACGCCTGGGCGCTGCGCGCGTACGCCGAGATCCGCGCCGACGTCGTCTTCGTCGCCGCCAACGGCTTCTCGCCCGCGAGCGGACTGACCACGCCCGATCTCGCGGAGGCGGCGGTCAAGCGCGCGGCCCTGCACGCCGCACGCCGGGTCGTCCTGCTCGCGGACTCCTCCAAGAGCGGCCAGGAACACTTCGCGCGGTTCGGCGACCTCGACGAGGTGGACCTGCTGATCACCGACAGCGGGCTCGACCCCGAGGACGCCTCCGCCGTCGAGAGCGGCGGCACCGAAGTGCTCCGCGTCTAGCGACCGCCGCCGGACCCCAGGACGCGCGGCCACCCTGCCGAGAGCCGAGAGCCGAGAGCCGAGAGCCGAGAGCCACCGGCGCCCCGCCGCAGGCCACGTGCCGCGAGCCGGGAAACCACTGGCCACCCGCCGCAGGCCACGTGCCGAGAAACGAGAGCGCATGATCCTCACCGTCACCCCCAACCCCTCGCTGGACCGCACGTACGAGGTCCCGGCCCTCGACCGCGGCGAGGTCATCCGGGCCACCGGGGAACGCGTGGACCCGGGCGGCAAAGGCGTGAACGTCTCCCGGGCGGTCGCCGCCGCCGGACGGCGCACGGTCGCCGTCCTGCCCCTCGGGGGCGCCCCCGGCGCGCTCGTCGCCGAACTCCTCGCGGCCCAGGGCATCGAGGTCGCGCCGGTCCCGGTCGCCGGGGCCACCCGCTCGAACATCTCGGTCGCCGAGCCGGACGGCACCCTGACGAAGATCAACGCGCCCGGCCCCGACCTCTCCGCCGCCGAGGCCGAACTCCTGCTGGAGACCGTCCGCCGCGCCCACCGCCCCGGCGACACCGGTTGGATCACCTGCTGCGGCAGCCTGCCCCGCGGACTCGCCCCGTCCTGGTACGCCGAACTCGTCGCGCGGGCCCACACGGTGGGCGCCCGGATCGCCCTCGACACCTCCGGCCCGGCGCTCCTCGCGGCGCTGCGCGAGCGGCCCGACGTGGTGAAACCCAACGCCGAGGAACTGGCCGCGGCCGTCGGCCGTCCCCTCGCCACGGTGGGCGACGCGGTGAAGGCGGCCGAGGAACTGCGCGCGATGGGCGCGGGCGCCGTGCTCGCGAGCCTCGGCGCCGACGGGCAGGTGCTCGTCGACGCCGCCGGCACCTGGTTCGGCAGCGCCCGCGTCGACACCGTACGCAGCAACGTGGGCGCCGGTGACTCCTCGCTCGCCGGGTTCCTGATCGCCGGGGGCAGCGGGCCGCACGCCCTCGCCTCGGCGGTCGCG
The window above is part of the Streptomyces sp. NBC_01428 genome. Proteins encoded here:
- a CDS encoding MFS transporter: MTSSTESSATETSDLPGGPAAGTAADRRRWFALAIVMTAAFMDLVDVTIVNIAIPSIQRDEGATFSQIQWITAGYALAFAAGLITGGRLGDIHGRKRLFLLGIAGFTVASALCGFAVNPEMLVASRILQGAMAAMMVPQVLSIVHATFPAHERGKVFGLFGAIVGLGAVSGPLLGALLTEWNLFGLEWRPIFLINLPVGIVALILGRRFISESKAPRALKLDLVGVALVTLALLMLLYPLTRGRELGWPLWGYLSMAGSALVFAALVAFEKRKAARDGSPLVELSLFKVKSFAAGIAVQTVFGIALGIFFLVWTLYMQVGLGWTALRAGLTGVPFSIAVSAAAGMSVQLLVPRFGRKVLQAGALLMALGVLLYIWESDRYGMDIASWQMALPLVVMGAGMGFIVAPLTDAVLSDVPREHAGSASGLINTVQQMGNALGLGLVSVVFFGEISDHLTRSQVGPAFVNAFQHALGWVAGVLVVIFLVMFALPKKPAQHVEGVEDAVVTGETDPKQPELVG
- a CDS encoding helix-turn-helix transcriptional regulator; protein product: MTTDTPARLLQLLSLLQTPREWPGGELSERLGVSRRTVRRDIDRLRELGYPVQASKGADGGYRLVAGKAMPPLVLDDEEAVAIAVGLRAGAGHAVEGVDEASVRALAKLEQVLPSRLRHRVSTLQAATTPLTSGDGASIAPETLTVMASSVAGRERLRFAYRSGDGTPSRRLTEPYRLVSTGRRWYLVAYDLDREDWRTFRVDRVTEPVATGARFTPRELPTGSAAEYLRQSVYGRQETYAFDVTFAAPADFVTARLPAWLGAPEPIDEHSCRLRASSGDSVEWLAVRIAMVDCEFTVHEPGELVHYVRDLGARLRRAAGGAGD
- a CDS encoding DeoR/GlpR family DNA-binding transcription regulator — encoded protein: MYAPERQQEILRLARDGGRVDVLSLADTFQVTAETIRRDLKALDRAGLVRRVHGGAIPAGRLDFEPDLAERESTAADQKDRIAEAAIAELPHDGTVILDAGSTVARLAASLPLEATLTVVTHSLPIAARLADHPGVQLHLVGGRVRTRTRAAVDAWALRAYAEIRADVVFVAANGFSPASGLTTPDLAEAAVKRAALHAARRVVLLADSSKSGQEHFARFGDLDEVDLLITDSGLDPEDASAVESGGTEVLRV
- a CDS encoding TetR family transcriptional regulator, which produces MEIARAAAGLFMRNGLRATRAEDIARAAGIAPRTFYRYFAAKEESLGPLFAAGAQRWAEAVRDAPAGLPVPEALRHAVVSTLTPGVGVRYESLDWVRSLLRLAEANPALLRVWGEACQTAERTLATVLAARTAGEPTGTGTPGEGPRPMEAGGSGAPGIPAVADLDAGLRFTAAVASAAVRVAVEAWAAGDATSDGPAGPVALALRNLEALDGFPWSMRTG
- the pfkB gene encoding 1-phosphofructokinase is translated as MILTVTPNPSLDRTYEVPALDRGEVIRATGERVDPGGKGVNVSRAVAAAGRRTVAVLPLGGAPGALVAELLAAQGIEVAPVPVAGATRSNISVAEPDGTLTKINAPGPDLSAAEAELLLETVRRAHRPGDTGWITCCGSLPRGLAPSWYAELVARAHTVGARIALDTSGPALLAALRERPDVVKPNAEELAAAVGRPLATVGDAVKAAEELRAMGAGAVLASLGADGQVLVDAAGTWFGSARVDTVRSNVGAGDSSLAGFLIAGGSGPHALASAVAHGAAAVQLPGSVMPGPADLAPDAVTVTTEIPESRLLTEPVS